In the Maribacter sp. MJ134 genome, one interval contains:
- a CDS encoding DUF3800 domain-containing protein, with the protein MGKNKLMDYHRFLDEAGDTTFYGKGKKNIIGQDGVSKTFILGMIKVKDPLYEVRDKINALQDKIINDEFYHVPSVLKKLNKTGYYLHATDDLPEVRKEMFDLMKTINCSFEAVVGRKDIERYETKHKGKEEYFYADLLSHLLKNKLSKHDKLVMHISERGKSTKNHNLELAFLKAKQRFAKINGNKESKTEIVFNVNYPTKDPLLNLADYFCWTIQRVFERGEVRYYNFIKDQVKLVIDLYDTKKYDGWKNYYDNRKNPLTAKNKISPLKH; encoded by the coding sequence ATGGGAAAGAATAAATTGATGGATTATCATCGCTTTTTGGATGAAGCTGGGGATACTACATTCTATGGTAAAGGGAAGAAAAACATTATTGGACAAGATGGAGTGTCGAAAACCTTTATTCTTGGTATGATAAAAGTGAAGGACCCATTATATGAAGTCAGAGATAAAATAAATGCGCTTCAAGATAAAATTATTAATGATGAATTTTATCACGTTCCAAGCGTTTTAAAGAAGCTTAATAAAACAGGATATTATTTACATGCGACAGATGATTTGCCAGAGGTTAGAAAGGAAATGTTTGACTTAATGAAAACAATAAATTGCAGTTTTGAAGCAGTTGTTGGAAGAAAAGACATTGAGCGGTATGAAACAAAACATAAGGGTAAAGAAGAGTACTTTTATGCTGATTTACTGTCCCATTTACTTAAAAACAAACTCTCAAAACACGACAAACTCGTTATGCACATTTCAGAGCGTGGAAAAAGCACCAAAAACCATAATTTAGAATTAGCATTTCTCAAAGCCAAACAAAGGTTTGCTAAAATTAACGGAAACAAAGAATCAAAAACTGAAATAGTTTTCAATGTAAATTATCCAACAAAAGACCCATTACTAAATTTAGCTGACTATTTCTGTTGGACTATTCAAAGAGTATTTGAAAGAGGAGAAGTTAGATATTATAACTTTATCAAAGACCAAGTGAAATTGGTAATTGACTTGTACGACACAAAAAAATATGATGGGTGGAAAAATTACTATGACAATAGAAAAAATCCATTAACAGCTAAAAACAAAATAAGCCCACTAAAACACTAA
- a CDS encoding helix-turn-helix domain-containing protein — MEKSFGKTIRKLREENNLLLREVSAKLEIDASILSKIENNNRVAKKELVKKFSKIYKVDYNELLIIWFSDKIVNELKDENNIGEILRIAEQKIKNGKE, encoded by the coding sequence ATGGAAAAAAGCTTCGGAAAAACAATTCGCAAATTGAGAGAGGAAAATAATCTTCTTCTAAGAGAGGTTTCCGCAAAATTGGAAATTGATGCTTCTATTTTAAGTAAAATTGAAAACAACAATAGAGTAGCAAAAAAAGAACTTGTTAAAAAATTCTCCAAAATATATAAGGTAGATTACAACGAACTATTAATAATATGGTTTTCTGATAAAATAGTAAATGAGTTAAAAGACGAGAATAATATTGGTGAAATATTAAGAATAGCAGAGCAAAAAATAAAAAATGGGAAAGAATAA